The Glycine max cultivar Williams 82 chromosome 3, Glycine_max_v4.0, whole genome shotgun sequence sequence GAAACAGTTGAAAGAAGAAAACTGTTAAGAAAATTTCCAATGCTTATGGTGGTTGTGAAATATGATGTTCCCAAACTTTTCATGGCTTCTGGTGCTTGATCATAGAAGAACTCCAACttagcaacatcaacaaaggTATCAGCAATCCCTGTCAAAGCAAACTGAGGGAGGAGGATGAAAATAGTAAGAGGAATTGTATCTTGCGCACCTAAGAGGTGTTTTTCTCTTGCAACACTGAGTCTCTTCCTCTCAACAAAGCATGCAGTGAGCATTATAATAACATGTAGCACAAGGCCAATTCCAAGTCTCTGCAGCAAGGAGATCCCTCTGGAGTTCTTTGTGTAGCGCCGGATCGCGGGAACGAAAAGGCGGTCGTAGATCACAACACTTGTCAGCATGAAGATGTTTACAAATGCTATGAGACATGCTGGAGGGATTTCAAAATGGGGTCCCATGTTCCTGTCAAGTGTGGTGCCTTGTCTGATGAAGAGTGTGGTGGTTTGAGCTATTATGGTGCTTGGAATGCATGTAGTAATCAAAATTGGAATCATTTTCATCATTTGCTTGGTTTCCTCAACTTGAGTCACAGTGCAAAGCATCCACGGTGATGTTTGGCCTGTCTTTACCGCAGCTTTGTCAAGGAAGCTGCAAACAATTTGTCAAGGTTATAAAATTGTTGTGCTGTTCTAGAAGCTGTAGTGCATCAATTTGGTGGCTTTGATACTAGTTCCATTAATTAATTCCTTTTCACATTACAAAGatgaatttaatcatttaacttttaaaattttcaatttagttcgagaaattaatatttaggtAAATTTCATccttaatattgaaaaaaaaaggagttctGAGCCTGTAGTCAATTTGATTGCCTGATACACACACAAACTGGAAGACCAAATTGCTAAAGTTAGTTGCCAAATTTGATTGATATTTATTTGTGatgataataacatttttactAGCAATTCCATTAAATACTAGGAGGGAGAATTTTGTTGTTTATAGTAATTTTATCTTACTCAAACAAGATTACCTTCAGTGGTCtagaccaaaaaaataatatttttactagaaaaaacaaatttgaagagcAATTAGATTACTAGCCTTAACGAAGAGCTGTGACAAATTCTGCTTCTCCCTTTGCCTGCATAAAACTCTTCCATGCTCAACTCATGTAGCTCATTTAGATCATGTGGGACATGTACCTTCCACTTCCTCATAGCTGCCACCAAGACCTGAACCATCCTTGTTAAAGGGCTTCCTGAGGGCAATCTATGCCTATAAAGTGGAGTTCCTAAAAGAAACACCAAAACTGAAACGGCTAGCCCAATGGTTGGGATTCCATAACCAAGTCCAAAACCAACCTTGTCTTGTATGTAAACCAAGAGAGTTTGGGCTGTAATGGTTCCAATTAGAATATTAAACACCCACCAGTTGTAGAAGGAAAGCTTTTGGGACCTCTCCTTGGGCTCAAACTCATCAAATTGGTCTGCTCCCATTGTGGAAATGTTGGGCTTGGTTCCCCCTGTGCCTGCTGCAATGATGTACAAggcaaagaagaaaattcccacTTGAAACGACGATGCTCGTTGGCAATCCTTGTCTGCTATGCCGGGAGCACATGGTGGCGGTCTCAATGCTGGTAGTGACACTGCTAGAGTCAACAAACACATTCCCTACGACGAAAAATACAAGACCATGTTCTGTAAAATGCAAGATATTGCAACATTCAAAATTATTACCTGGTTCAAGACCACTCTGATTCGTACATTCTTCATGTGACATATAATTGAGTTATTGAAAAACTCAGGTTGTGTATCACATAAAGATTAGCTAAGAATATGGACACAGTTTTGgatcatgtaataatttttgcGGCATACACAAGTACAATCCAGTGGAGATGACTATCTTGATAAAATTTGCTTTGTTCACAGGCTTGTCATATATCAAACACACCCTAACAGAGAAGATACTTGGAAAATTTGGTATAATCTAGAAGtaattttttgaacttttacTCAAACCATATTTTGAGACTTAAATCACGTTCAAATCTACTCAAACCATGATTTTGTCAAACATGTTACTTATGTCAGGAATGgtactttataatttatattttccgAAGTACTAAGATTTGAAAGGTGTAAATGATAATCCAACTTAAGGTTTGCTAATATCATGTTTCATACCAGAAGGTAAATGGCTGATGCTATTACAAAGGTCCAATAACGGCCAAGATAGGCATCGGCTATGTAAGCCCCTGCAGCTGGCATAATCCACACTGTACCAGACCAGTTGGTAACGTTGTTTGAAGATTTCACAGTGCCCTCGTGGAGCTTCTTTGTTAGATACTGCACTAGGTTTGATGCTATCGCATAATATGCCATTCTTTCAATCATTTCATACCCTATAAACACGTGCATGtaattacaatttacaacatGTTCAAAAGTGGCACTCAGTTTCTTTACATGTAAAAGTTGTCAAATAGTTACTTTTATTGCAGATATTAAAAAacctattaaagaaaaaaaacacacacacacacactcaaatTTGTGACAACAAAAAGTTGCCTCTTTgagataattatatataaaatgacatatatataatactctAAAATAATGATGAATAAGTAATCACCAAAAACAATATTATATGAAGGAGTAAAAGGGCTCAAATTAAAGCTAGtcaatttcaaaatgacatTATTAAGGCCCCAGTGGTTGCATTGCGTTTTTACCTACTATGAAGGAACAAGCTCTCCATCTTCCAGTATTTGATCTTAAAACGGGTCTACCTTTGAGGTCCACTGTGCCATCTTGGGTGTAATCCTCTCTTCCACTTGCAAAGCCCTTTTCTTCTACCACTGCCATGATACTGTAGATTCATGTGAAGTTTTTAGCTTTTCAAGaacatcttatatatatatatacttaagaTGTGGAATAGGAAtaggattttagaattttgGTTTTCTTAAGCCTAATAAAGTCATGACATACATCATCAATTGTTCAATTACATTAGCTAAACTAACAAACAAATCTAATATAAAAGACATATTTTGTTTGGTCTTTTTTGTCGTTTTCTTACTCATTGTCCGCCTCATTGATTTTAATGCGAAAAAGTCTCTCCTCGTCCGTCTCATATATTTACCATTTTTGCTTATTGTACCTTTAAATTATAGGGTATGTTTGGATTTCAGATGGAagaatttaaatatatgtttgagagtaaaattaattttagatcatatttgattatcttttaaaaatatgtttaagagtaaaattttacttgaaagttcaattttaaaaaagtaagacttgaaatatttttgtaaattcagtttACAAGCTAAAATTTAATCCAAACTTAAGTTGATAAACTTTAATCTAAACATTCAAATGCAATCGAATTTCTCACTAAATCACTATCTATAAGcgagcataattttttttagaagaaacagTGAAACAAATCAACtattatttagatttatttttctcaaaggTAATGTGACTTTGATGCCTAAATAAAGAAACAATTGATATGTTAATTTTGTCCTCTTTCagttattacttattagttACTGGCTTGTACTGACATGCTCACTATGTTTCCAATCTTACGCTTCCTTAATTACTTGAACTAGTCATTGGTGTATATACAATAATGAGTTAGAGACTGATCAAATAGAAAATTGTAATCGCCATAAGTATATTCTCTGTGGATACATCCATGTACATGGCGTCAAAGGCTAAAAGCCGGACAGTTAtgttgattaaataaaataacattaaagggTTAATTATGTCCAACATCAAGATGTATAATAGTCCATATATGAACTACATCTTATTGGAAGTACTTTTCAACTTGTAAAATGTATACAagcacaataaaaaaatactaatattgtcatatttttcatattagaACTACATCTTGTTGGaagtattttgaaaataataattatttaaagaacAAGTCTTACATTACATATTTAGGACAATACCTCGTAATATATATAGAGTTTCAGCTTGAAACTATTAATTAAGGTAATCAAATAATTATGTGTGAGTTGATTGATACGTGTTTAGTGGTTGATCAATAACACTTTcctatacaaataataaaaaaaagtatacttGATTTATCAGGGAATGAAATTTTACTCATTcagatttaaaaatatttttttgaataaattatttatgttttttggtctttgactctcacatccatttttttaataattgtattttttttcaaagaaaattttaactaagAGGAAAATATACGTTAAAAGGagtgtataaaaaatacttttatattttttttccaaagtttgtctaagaaacaataaaataacatagttttttcaacaattttctatacaatat is a genomic window containing:
- the LOC100787001 gene encoding protein NRT1/ PTR FAMILY 5.2, whose amino-acid sequence is MAVVEEKGFASGREDYTQDGTVDLKGRPVLRSNTGRWRACSFIVGYEMIERMAYYAIASNLVQYLTKKLHEGTVKSSNNVTNWSGTVWIMPAAGAYIADAYLGRYWTFVIASAIYLLGMCLLTLAVSLPALRPPPCAPGIADKDCQRASSFQVGIFFFALYIIAAGTGGTKPNISTMGADQFDEFEPKERSQKLSFYNWWVFNILIGTITAQTLLVYIQDKVGFGLGYGIPTIGLAVSVLVFLLGTPLYRHRLPSGSPLTRMVQVLVAAMRKWKVHVPHDLNELHELSMEEFYAGKGRSRICHSSSLSFLDKAAVKTGQTSPWMLCTVTQVEETKQMMKMIPILITTCIPSTIIAQTTTLFIRQGTTLDRNMGPHFEIPPACLIAFVNIFMLTSVVIYDRLFVPAIRRYTKNSRGISLLQRLGIGLVLHVIIMLTACFVERKRLSVAREKHLLGAQDTIPLTIFILLPQFALTGIADTFVDVAKLEFFYDQAPEAMKSLGTSYFTTTISIGNFLNSFLLSTVSDLTLRHGHKGWILDNLNVSHLDYYYAFLAVLSSTNLLCFVVVAKLYVYNDDVTQTKMELGMNHASSKGNTGISLSSPQPDDKS